A stretch of Hypomesus transpacificus isolate Combined female chromosome 7, fHypTra1, whole genome shotgun sequence DNA encodes these proteins:
- the LOC124469391 gene encoding putative adenosylhomocysteinase 3, which produces MFEIRKSACLTVCACVYLCVCVCVCVCVCRLYQLSKAGKLCVPAMNVNDSVTKQKFDNLYCCRESILDGLKRTTDVMFGGKQVVVCGYGEVGKGCCAALKAMGSIVYVTEIDPICALQACMDGFRLVKLNEVIRQVDIVITCTGNKNVVVREYLDRMKNGCIVCNMGHSNTEIDVASLRTPELTWERVRSQVDHVIWPDGKRIVLLAEGRLLNLSCSTVPTFVLSITATTQALALIELYNAPEGRYKQDVYLLPKKMDEYVASLHLPTFDAHLTELSDEQAKYLGLNKNGPFKPNYYRY; this is translated from the exons ATGTTTGAAATAAGGAAGTCAGCATGCCTAACagtatgcgcgtgtgtgtatttgtgtgtgtgtgtgtgtgtgtgtgtgtgtgtgtgtaggttgtaCCAATTGTCCAAGGCGGGCAAGCTGTGTGTTCCTGCCATGAACGTCAATGACTCTGTGACCAAGCAGAAGTTTGACAACCTGTACTGCTGCAGAGAGTCCATCCTGGACGG gctgaaGAGGACCACTGACGTGATGTTCGGGGGGAAgcaggtggttgtgtgtggttatGGAGAG GTGGGAAAGGGCTGCTGTGCTGCACTGAAAGCCATGGGCTCCATCGTCTATGTCACCGAGATCGACCCCATCTGTGCCCTGCAGGCCTG TATGGATGGCTTCAGACTGGTGAAGCTGAATGAGGTCATCAGACAAGTGGACATTGTCATCACCTGCACAG GCAACAAGAACGTGGTGGTGAGGGAGTACCTGGACCGCATGAAGAACGGCTGCATCGTCTGCAACATGGGACACTCCAACACCGAGATCGACGTG gccaGCCTGAGGACCCCAGAGTTGACCTGGGAGAGGGTGAGGTCACAGGTGGACCACGTCATCTGGCCCGACGGCAAGAGGATAGTCCTGCTGGCAGAG gggcgTCTGCTGAACCTTAGCTGTTCTACAGTGCCCACCTTTGTGCTGTCCATCACCGCCACCactcag GCCCTGGCTCTGATAGAGCTGTACAACGCTCCAGAGGGGCGCTACAAGCAGGACGTCTACCTACTTCCAAAGAAGATGG ACGAGTACGTGGccagcctccacctccccacgtTTGACGCCCACCTAACGGAGCTCAGCGATGAGCAGGCCAAGTATCTGGGCCTCAACAAGAACGGGCCCTTCAAGCCCAACTACTACAG GTATTAA